The DNA sequence GGCCGTCCGCTGCGCGGCGACATCCGCACCCGGATGCTCGGCTTCCTGGCCCGCCGGTTCGGGTCGGTGTTCGTGCTCGCCCTGGCGCAGCGCGCAGAGGCCCGGTCGCCGTACGCGGACGACGCCGACGCCACGCCGCAGATGGCCGCGGACGAGCAGGTGCACGAGGAGGTCGTGCGCGCGCTCGCCGCCCGCGGCCGGCAGCGGCTGTCGGGGACGTTCCGCGCGGCCGTGTTCGGCGCCAACGACGGCCTGGTCAGCAACCTGGCCCTCGTGCTCGGCGTCAGCGCGAGCGGCGTGGCGAGCCACGTCGTGCTGCTGACCGGCATCTCCGGCCTCCTCGCCGGCGCGCTGTCGATGGGCGCCGGCGAGTACGTCTCGGTGCGGTCGCAGCGCGAGCTGCTGGAGGCCTCCAGCCCGAACCCCGCGACGAGCTCAGCTCTCCCCCACCTCGATGTGGACGCGAACGAGCTGACCCTCGTCTACCGGGCGCGCGGCATGGACCAGGTGGAGGCGCAGGCGCACGCCCACGAGGTGCTTTCGACGCTCGGCGCCTACACGTCGCCCGTCGCGGTGCAGGGCGCGGCGGAGGACGAGCACGAGGCCATCGGCAACGGCTGGAGCGCTGCGCTGTCGAGCTTCTGCTTCTTCGCCTCGGGAGCGCTCATCCCGATCCTGCCGTTCCTGTTCGGCCTGACCGGCACCGCGGCGATCATCGTGGCTGCCGTGCTGGTCGGGCTGGTGCTGCTCGGGACGGGTGCGGTCGTCGGCCTGCTGTCGGGCGCGTCGCCGCTCAAGCGCGCACTGCGGCAGCTCGCGATCGGCTACGGTGCGGCGGCCGCGACGTACCTGCTTGGACTGCTGTTCGGCGCGACGGTCGGCTGACGCGATTGGAGTGCGCGGTCAGCGCCGCCGCCGGTCCCCTCCGTCGACGCCGTACACCAGCGCCCCGGCCAGCGGGATGAGCAGGAACCACAGC is a window from the Leifsonia shinshuensis genome containing:
- a CDS encoding VIT1/CCC1 transporter family protein, which produces MSTPEPTPTPPAPRTPTHADIKRWRQYLADERAEAAVYRDLAGRREGEEREILLALADAERRHEQHWLGLLGDQVGRPLRGDIRTRMLGFLARRFGSVFVLALAQRAEARSPYADDADATPQMAADEQVHEEVVRALAARGRQRLSGTFRAAVFGANDGLVSNLALVLGVSASGVASHVVLLTGISGLLAGALSMGAGEYVSVRSQRELLEASSPNPATSSALPHLDVDANELTLVYRARGMDQVEAQAHAHEVLSTLGAYTSPVAVQGAAEDEHEAIGNGWSAALSSFCFFASGALIPILPFLFGLTGTAAIIVAAVLVGLVLLGTGAVVGLLSGASPLKRALRQLAIGYGAAAATYLLGLLFGATVG